The Fusarium poae strain DAOMC 252244 chromosome 2, whole genome shotgun sequence nucleotide sequence AGGGGAATGAGGCTGTCGAATGCTTTGCGAGCAAACTGAAATCCCTCATATGTTGCTTGCAGATCCTTATCACCTTCTCCGTTCTCGTTAACTCCGGTACCGTAGTAGTTGAAGTTGATTGCCGGCATATCTCTCGGGTCCTTCGACTTCAGTGTGACAGTTCCAGCATTATTGCGGCTGTGAGCCTTGAGAATAATCCATGCCCAGTGTCGAGCATCTGCAAGCGAGTCATAGGCGTAGCCGGGGAAGTACCCTGTGAACTTAGCGGGCGCGCCAGAGATCAAAAGATCGGGTTCATTCTCAGCGACTGAGGACTTAATAACAGCTGCCAGTGCAATACCATTGGTGGCGTATACTCTCTTGCTAATAGGTCCCAGACCAGTTTCCCAATCTTCCAGGCAAGGATCAGAATCCGTCCGCATGAAAGTACATTTGGATGTGATTACAAAATCCGTGGCAGTCTTGCCAACCACTGTTGCTTCGTAACGATCTTGAAGATTGGTTCCGACACCAGGAAGATCAACCAAAACAGGAATATCGAAAGACTCGAGTTCCTTCTTAGGTCCGATGCCACTGAGCTTGAGAAGTTGAGGCGTGTTGAAGCTACCGGCAGAGATAATCACTTCGCGTTTGGCGTTGACGCTACCAGAGTCGCTGGGCTTTGTGGATATAGAGCGAGGATCAGCGTTGTATAGACTGGAGCCTTCAAGGTAGTCAACGCCAACGGCACGAGGCTTGGAACCACTCTTGTCGAAGCGGATCTTGGATACCTGGGAGAAAGTAAGTAATAATTCAACGTGTTTTTAGTATTGTTTAACTAACAAGAGTATCGAGCTTGATATCAAGATGATACTTGCGAGAACCATCCTTGTTCACAGCATTGGCCGTATCAAGAATTAAATCGCGAGGTCCGCCTCGAACTGAGTTAGTCATGGAGAGCGGAACCTGATAAAGGCCAGTCTTGCTTGTCTGGCCTGGAGCGTTGATATCACGAAGCAAGATCTGGCCAAGTCCGCCAATTGTGTGAACAAGAAATCCTACCAGACTCTTGCCAGTAGCCGAGGCAGCTGAAATGACCAGAGAGAGGAACTTCAGATcttccaagaccaaggtgAGCGAAGTCAAAGATGTGCCGAGCCAGCCTTTGAAGCCATGACCGACAATGCTGCTGGGCAGGTACATATTCTTCTCAAGTTTCTTGAAATACGACTTCATGTTGCTCGGGTTCCATGAGTCATCGCCAGTGAGAGCAGCGATATAACTCCAATCGCTATCATGCGCACCAACAGTGATAAGAGCATTGTGTCGTGTGCATCCACCAAGAGTTCCAGCGCGAGGATACAAGATACCCAGTGGCTTAGCATCCTTAGGTGGGTCAAGTCCAACATACAAACTACCATCAGACTTCTCGTAAGTCATCTTCGAATCTCGTTTCTGCTGTTCAACGTCGGGATAGTGGTTGACAAAGTAGTTCCATCGCGTCTTTTCGAATTCGGTCGATAGGAGGTTCAAAGCTGGGACTTTCTCGACCAGGTCATCGCCAGAGTCACCACCAGCATCAATCAAGAGGACTTTGTAACCTGCAATAGCAAGGTTAGCTGCGACAGGGCCTCCTCCTGCACCTGAACCAACAACTACATAGTCGTATTCGGTAGACGTTGTGTCGCGTTTGCCGATGAAGGGATTGTGAGATTGTTCATTGCCAATGAAACCCGGCGGAATTAAGCTATCGacattaacaagacgtatgAGAGATATAATTGGTCACTCACGAGCCCAGGACTGGATCAGATAAGACTGACACTACCGAGAAAAAGATCGAGAGCCGCATCTTGACGGGAATGACACGACATAAAAGGCTGAAAGAAGGAATATCACGCCAAAAGATAAAGGACGAAGAATGTATTTGATAGATTAATACAAGACATCTTATGGACTCTGGCTCAGGGGCTGACAGGAAATAAATACGAAAACCTAGAGTTGCGCAAATTATAGTGTCGCATAATGATGTTGCAGTTGTAACGAATGTGGAGATGATCAGCATACAATCTTGTGGCAGTTGAATACCAATACAACGCTATGAAAGTTTATATATGCCCTTTATCGATACACTATATACGAAAAGAATAAGTACTATGATACCATGAtttgctctaagagccctatctttcgtgacgaggctgctACCATTGatcattaaacttcgaggaacacccacatcaactATGGTGACATGATGTTAAATGTTGCGGAATAGTGACTGAGACAAGCTCACATGGCTGTCCTTGTTAAAATATAAGGTGATGAGATTGATGTAAGGATGAAGTTCTAGCTACTGACCTGACGCGTACATCTAAGCTATCTGACAGACGGATCGGACTATCTATATGCCATCAAATGCAGTCCATCTTTAACCTCAACAGCCCCAGACGCGTTCTAGGACTCATTTGTGAGACGCGAATTGTAATCGCAGTTGTCACGCTGACTAACCGGACTGTAACTCACTCTAAATGCCGGCCCGAGTTCATATAGgctaaaatactaaagttcTTAATGTTTGCTAGAACCAGGgttatgtatgtatgtatgaaCGCGCTGATCTATATTAACGTTTCCCCATATAACCCTGCAAGGCTAAACCTTCCCCTATCCCTGGAACAGACGAAATGCAATAAAGACGCTTTCATCTATCAAGGTAGAAGAAGACTAACAAATTGGTTCTGCATCTTGAGATACAAAATACATACGTAACCGTAACCCTGTCATAAAAGTCCGAGGAAAAAAGTCCGAGCTGCCCACATGGCCTGTGTACGAATGGGCCTCGAGGTGGAGCTTTGATCCTTGCCGTCTAAATGTAAACGGACACGACAATATATTCCTTCTCAGACTGTCTGGACTGTACGATAtgatattatataagatataCTATGTGTAGAAACCGGAAAGAGTTTGAATGGAAGTATTGCTCAGCAGGCTCGGGCAGTTGAACTTGCTCTATTTCTAACAACAAAAAGTAACATGCTTTTTGCATGCACGAGCAACTTCGAATACGCCTGGCAGTCCAGAAACGTCCGATTGCTGACATGCCTCCAAATGGGCCACGTAAGATGATTGAAGTCGGTAAGGTCGCTCAGCCTTCGCTGCGCCTCATCCTTCAACCGAGAAGTGTCCATAACGTAACGATATACTGGCGTAAGACAAAATATAGCAGCTAGAGTATTCGGATACTGATTTCGTATATTATAGTTGAAGCTAAAGTGATAAACCGTAGACCGTATAGTGAGAGATGGAAACCGATTAAGTTATGCATATCTGAGCTCTCAAATTCGTGAATTTTGTTGTATAacttctttatatattttgtCACTTCACCGGTTTGGGTAACTGGATATCAATCCTGTAAGCCGGCGATTGCCTAATATCGTAAGTCTAACCGTAATGAACACAATATGTATGTCTTGACCATGATCCATGTTTCTAAGCTGGGGTATTGGAAGAAAGCGGGTCATACAGGAGAATCTAATACTATTGGTTAAACTCACAGTGCTTTGACTTCGCCTTATTCTTGATGTTGTGAAGGATCGTAACCTCATAACATGATAGTCCAATGTTTGGGTATATAAAGAACATCAAGTCTCGCTCTCTTGGTCAAAAACATCAACACTTTCACACCAACATCACACCTACAAAAATCTGCCTTTTCAAACAACACAATATGCGTACCTCAGTCTTCACCGCCGTCACCCTCGCCGCTGGCGCCCTCGCCGCCAAGGAACAGGTTACCGTCTCCAAGCTGTCTGTTCACAGCATTGAAAGCCCCGCTGGTCACAAGATCCCGAGTGTCTCTTTGGTCGTCAACGGAGATGATGCCGACAACCTCAAGTGCTCCGCCAAGGATCTTGGTTTCCCCATGCCCGAATACCTCCTACCCTGTGCCGGCTCCAACTATAGCTTCACCCTTTGGGAGGGCCAGAGGGATACAAAGTTCCATGTCATGGTGTACCATGATGTGGGAGATTCGTAAGTAGCTCCAATAGGTTCTCCTAATCTTCCACTAACAAGTCCCAGTCATGCCGACCTTCGAGGTGGCGCTGATATCCGCACCACATGCGACAACGGCCAGGGCAGCGGCCCGGCTGACGAGATCTGCACCCAGGTCAAGCCTGTGAGCTTCCAGATTGACGGCCCTATCGGACTCACCCCTTTTGATTAGGATCCTACACGCAATGACGGGTGGTGTGTCCGACTTTTGACGGCAAGAGGTGGGCGGAGTTTCACTTGTTTGATTGTTAGTTTGTTCCTTAGTTAGCTACAACAACATGGGTCTCCTTAACCAAGAAACCACCATTTCTCCCATAAGCTCATAAATAGCACATACCCACACTTATTAGGTATTGAAAGCACGAGGACCATGTTCTCAGTAAACACAATCAAACAATATTACCAGTACCTAGGATATAGGATTTCACTCAAATTGCCATAGTATGATTTCATGTACCCTCAAGTATTGTAAACCTACAACCTCCATACCCATGCCATAACTCATCTTTTACAGCCACTGCTTATTTCCAAAGTGAGAGACGAACGAGCCACCGCTACCGGACTCGATACTGGCTTTAGCCACAACGGAGAGCACATGCTTGACAGACTCTTCGGGACTGATTGGTCCAGTGAAATGTGGTGCGTAGACCTGGAATGCCGAAACCATGGCGGCGAAACCCTTCAGCTCCTCTTCTGTGACTATGCAAGGGTTAGTAATGCTGAttgaaagaagaggaaaaaatAAGAGACGAACCGTTTGACATGTCTTTGGTGGCAACGAGTCCGGGTGAAATTCCCATGAACAAGATCCCCTCTTTCCTGTACTGAGCGTCAAACTTGGCAATCGCAATGTTCAGGGCGCCTTTGCTCATTGAGTAAGGTGCACCGTCGACGATCGAAAATTGAGTGATAAAGTCAGGATCTGCCATACCACTCGAGATTCCAATCATCTTCTTGGCTTGTCCTTTCCGGATCAGTGGCAGGGCCAAGTTAAATAGATGAACATTTCCAACTGTGTTGATCTTGTAAGACTCGAGCAAGTCTTCCTCCAGTTTCTCCGGCTCCGAGCCCCTGGTCTGTTAGTCCTAGAACATCTCGAGGGAGTTGGTGTCATGACTTACAACGCTCCAATTGGATTATGGCCAGACCAATCAGACTGGAAAGCAGCATTAGCAATGACGTAGTCGAGACTGCCGCCTGTGATCTTGGCCGTCTCATCAATCAGGTTCTGATCAGACTTGTTAGAGTGGTGTTTTGGAATTGGCTTGGAGGCGGGGGCTTACCTTGACAGATTCATAGTTCTGAATATCTCCTTGAATTGTATGAATATTGGATCTACCAGGTAGTTCTCGTTCAATCTTTTCTTCAGTAGCTTGTTTATTGCGAACAAATCCAATAACGGTGTTGCTTGGATCAGCAGACAGCTGGCGGACGAATTCGAACTTGGATCTTGTTATTAATATTtgaataagtatatataagggTATCTATCACTTACACCGAGTCCTCGGGAAGTTCCGGTAATCAAGTACGAAGGCATCTTAAGAAGTGGACAGAGAATCAGTAGATAAATCGGAGAAGTAAGTATAGTGTGATGCTGATAGAGTGTTGATCAGAAGAGGTTGTCGTTGAAAGTGAATTGCCTATTGAACAAGAGCATTCTCATCTTCTTATATGTTGTCCCGATTATTGGGTCAAGATATTGCTTGGTAATTTCGATACTTCTTGTTGTCTCTGGTGCCCCACAAAATGCCATGATTGGAGATTTAGTAGTGGGGTATCTCGCAAAAAGTTGCCAGACCTGCTTACTCTTCGAATTTTCAAGTATGCGGCTAGATAGTTCCACAAGCTTAGCTGAAACTCAATCACGCCAACCATGATGTAGCGTAGAAAGTCGGGCTACGACATCAATTTCGGGTCATTATTAATTGCTTACCGTATGTTTCCCTGGTATACAAGCGGGGAAGCTCACTGTGAGCACTTGAAATATGTGATTTGTGAGATTAGAAATGCATGGTGGCGTGTTTCTACACACTTGCTTTGAAGATGGCTACATTTGCTATAGAAATGCTGGAACAGATTTCTGAGTAGAGCTCAAAATAACACCAAGTTTGCGAACATAATCCAAGTCATCATCCAACAGATCCTGCTGCACCCACATGATCTCTATCAATCTCTTGATTGGTGCTAGGCTTCTGTATCGCCCATCCCTGAAGGTCCTTTGTATGAGATCAAGCAGAATCATCCGCCTTCCATCATCGCGTGCCTCGCAACCAAATATGAATAACGGAAACGGCCATTGGCAAACTGGTAGATAGGCAAGTAATACAAAGGCTTGATCAACCCAGTCATTGAAGTTCTTACCCAGTTCAAGTATCCCGGCGGATGCACGCCTGAGGTATATTAAAGTGGACAACCGAAATAGCTCAACTGCCATATTAAAGGCGGGCTGGTTGTCATTCGTGTCGATATTAGTCCTTCCATAAGCAGCGAAATGCTGTAGCTTGTAATCGAGTGTCTGGAGTCGATTCCTGTATTCTGCTGTGTTTTGCCGTGGATCAGACGCCACTGTCACAGAGTTAAACACTTCAGTGAGTAAATACAGTATTTCGTGTGGGAATCCTGTAAGATTTGCTGGCTGTAACAAAGCAATATTAGTCAACCAGTTTCAAACGTTCACAGTACAAGCGGGTGAATACCTGTCCATTCGAACAAACAGCTGGGTGAAATGTGTCGAACCTGACGTCAGTGGAACTATCAGCTTCAAGGACAAAGTCTGGTTGCCAATGACGCAGGCTGAATTTAGCCATGGTGTTGAAATAATGAACCCATCCTGTAAGTGATGTCAAATCTCTATCTGTTTTGATCTCATCAAGTCCAGCTGTTTTAACAATTTTAGTGGCGCCACAGGCGTACCAAAGCCAGTGGCTCGACGTTGTCGAATTCTGTTGTATCTAATGGAAGTGTCAATACTGCCAAGACAAAGTACAATAACTATTCATACCTCTAGAGAGCTCAACAAAATACCAGCGCCGATATGGCAAGCTGAGTCGCTTACGCCAATGAAACCTTGTGTCGACTCAGCCAAGGCCCTCAGTGCAGCGACCTTGGATTTTGCCGTTGAAACGAGTGCCTCATCACGATGGAACGACGCTAGAGCAAGAGAGGACCTCAGTACAGCTGTAGACGAGGGTGTTTTGTCAGAAAGAGCCATGCGGATGAGAATTTCGGGTACCCTGTGTGCATCTTTCCCAAAAGTGCTTATCGAATACGAAGCCCTCTCTACAACTAAGTTTGTGAGTTGGGATCTCATTAGAGTATAGGCGGCGAGGAATCTCACAATATTGAAACAAACTCTTGTTGGCTGGACTCAATTCTGCAATAACCCCTGTTGAAGGAGAGTTAAGTAGGAGGGAAGGCCCTGCCTGTTTAGTAAAGACTATGTCCTCAACAGGCTCGAATATTGTATCGGCTACTGATTCAATAGCCACGCTATGTATTTGAGCTGACGTTAAGATCATTTCATGTAGCTTAACGTCTCTCGAAGAAGCATTCACGAGTCGATGATGCACGGGAGCGCTTTTGAACCGAGATTGTTTAGAATCTGGTCCAATAATAGCACGTCGCTTGTCATTGTGACGGGGCCAAGACAGACGCAAGCCATAGCCCTCACAAACTCGCCCTGCCTTGACGCACCGATTGCATTTCGGTAAGGTTTGGTCACAGCGGACTTTGCGAGCTAACAATGTCGTCAGCAAAGCAATCAATATTGTGCCAGCGGAGGGGAGCTACATACCTCGACACGTTGCACATCCTAAAGACGGCATTTTGCCCGACGACTGCAGCCGGCCTGAAACGTGCTCGCAGAAAGTTGTCTGTTTAATTTGGAGAAGGAGTATGAAATGTACGGATAATAAGCTTATCCAGATCAACCATGTCGAGCAACGTAAGCACTAACTAGACCTAGTTCTCTCCCCAGCAACTTTGAGCGAGATTAGATTACCAAGCATCATGATATCCAACGCCATACTATTTCCGTACTAGCTGTACCTAAATTGAGAAACCTTGATAAGAGAAGCACAGGGTAACCACCACGACTATATCATGGCATCTATTGAATACAACAAGTAAATGAGTCGAATATCACTCCGAGATAATAAAGTGAATGGGACAGGTTATTTAGGTTTGAGGAATTACTTCTAGACAGATAAAAAGCTAAACAGATTAAATCCAGGAAACAGGCCCGTCCACTATGATCGCGCAAAATTGAACTAAATCACAGTATCCAGAAGAACAGCTCCATCCCAAAGATCCTTGATAAACGCGCTTCTATCGCTTGCACTGGGCCATACCACTTCAGCTAGGACGACTCTTGCTTCTGACCAAGTCGAGATACCCACTTCTTTGGCTTGTCTCCTAACCGCCGCCTGGAAGAATAGGACACTGGGATGCGGCGTCTTATCCTTCTCGTCCTTCGGGTATATATGGCAACCAACCAAACCAAGTAACAACAGCCAAAGGAGAAGCCCAGGGTTATTCGAACCTCGACCTTCTTGGATATAAGAAGCCATATCGTGGTGGAACAAGGTAATAGTGTACTTGTGCATGCGATTGTCTATAGGCTCCAGCGCACCAAGGATTACTTGGCCATATAACATAGCAGCAATGACAAGCGCACACCACGGACTCTCAAAAGAAGTTCCGTCTCTCACAAAACTTTGCGACACGCCTTTGTTGACAGAGATGGTCTCGACATGAGCGAGGACACACTCTCCCAACAACCTGGAAGCGGGACCTCGTCTCCAAAAATTCTCGAATATTTTGTCAGAAGAATTAGTGCAAATACTCGTATTTTCTGAGTCGTCGACTCCCGTTGGGCATGTGAATTGCCGGAGGGATTGGATTATAGCATGCCCGTCAGCATAGTTGAACGTCGCCCCTACAGGTAGAGGGGCCAAAAAGAAAGGCAACAAACGCAGGGCCTGGAGTTTCAAGGCCCATGACTGCAATGCCTCGCCTTTATGCCATAGATATGACATCTCGACTAATTCCTTGGCTGAAAAGTCTTCGATACTAGCATCATCGACTCCCCCGAGACGACAAACGCCTCCGAGCAGGCTTTTGAGGCCACTGATATAAGTATATGCCATGATGAAATAGCGATTTGCTAGTTCTTGATCAGGTTGCCTGTAGTTTGAGATATCtggcttttctttcttgtctcTGGCTGCTGCGTTCTCTATGATGGCCAAAATGCCACTCGCGTGGGCTTCAGCTCCTAGAATCTCACCTGTACACACCTTGGACATATGAGTTTCTGAACTAAGAGCATGAGGGCGACCACGGAAGTCCTACCTCGGTAAAGGCTAATGTCGTCATTTGCCTGATAATGGTTGTATCACGCTTATGGCTGCTGGATGCAATCCACTTGTTGATATATCGCATTACTTCAACCTTGTGGTAGAGAAATGTAGATTCGAAAAATGCCAAGTTACCATTCTGAAAACAAAAATGCATTCCAGCAAGGAGAATGGTACTTCGTAATGCACAAGGATCGTCTGTCAGACGCATCAAGCTACACGAGTTAGTAACCACGGACATGTAACAGATACAGACAACACACCAATTTGTGACGGGCGTCTTGGGACTATTTTTAGGTCCTTGTTCATACTTAAACACTTGTCAATGTCAGTAGCGGCATTAAAATTGGAGAAGATGTCCTCACGATATTGGAAAAGCTCATGAGATTTCAAGGGCATCTCACAGGCGAGTTTGTTGTATTCTCTATCATGGTTCATGAACGGTAGTTGTGTGGGTATCGGTGTACGTTTCACTGATAATTGTTGTGATGGTTGCTCAATTTGCCAGGGTGCCTGCTCCCATGGATGGACCTCCTTTTGTTGGGCCCTACGCTCCCTTAAAGGAAGCTTCAACGGGCCGTAGGAACACACCCGGCCCAGGTTAATACAGTTGTTACTATATAGTGCCAAGCCTTAGTAACGGCCTCCCACATTGGGAAAGAAGGAGTTTATAAATGCGGGTAATCTATACCATTCTGGTTTCTGTTCATCACATCGTTTCCGACGGGTTCGGCAACTGGAGCAGCCTGTCTTACTGCGGGTGTGAAACTGCCGTACACGTGTCTTAGTAAGGCTGTCGCATGGTCTTTCGTCTTCAGGCATGTTATCGGCACTCTGTATCTAGACCATGAAGCTGAGTTCAAGAGTGGAAAGGTTTGAGGCGAAGAGGAAAGAGATGCATTATGAAAAGACCAACTGGACTAGGACTCTCAGCTTATCCTGCTGACTCAGTCTCCCATTGTGAGCCAATCATACACAGTTTCCTTATCTTATCCTCTAGAGATAAGATAACATCTTCCTGACCCTATTTTCAAAGTTAAAAATAGTCTATCGGCACTAACCAAGAACAAGTAACCAAACTGTTGAGCCACGAGAGCATAAATAATTGTTCAAGGtgtaataacttatataaaaatacttaattatttctGCTGCATCCAAAATGATTAAACACTACTTGGACTAACTTTGTAAATAGCATTTTCTACCGCGACAGAGCCATCCTCGTCAATCAGCCATCGAAGTTCACCCACGAACTCAGATCGCTCCACCCACTTGAAGTCAGGGTGACTGGTTTCCAAAATAGGTGCGCTTAGCCAGTAGTTCTCACCGAACTCAAGTGTCCGAGCCTCTGGACCTCGAGTAAAGACTTCCATCCACTTATTATCGATTTGTAGTACACCTTGGAAGTGTATGTAAAGACCTTGACCTTCTTTAGTGCGAAATTGTACACGAACATCAATATGTCCCGTGTTTGTTTCTGGGTCCCTCTAGAATGTTTATTAATACAGAGTAGCTACCATGCAGCGTGATGAAATTCATACCAATATCCAGTCAGCACCTCCAGGTTGAAGCTCTGCCTCGAAGCCACTACCTTTGACATGACCGTGTGTCAGGAAGGCTATAATGCGATGGTTGTTGCCTTTGGCTTCTGGAACCACAAGGGCCTTTTCGGGCGACGTGTATAGCCGCATGGTAAAAACATGGTCCAGAGATGGTGCCATATTTGGGATTGGAGTGTCAGTGAAGGTTGTTGCAATAATGATGGTTAGCTTAAGTCttgagaagatgagaagCCTATGTCTCATTTATACTACCGCAGAGACATATCTGTAGCTTTGGAAGGGTTAGTTGGGTCGGTCGCGGTTGATGGGGAATGGGACGTTGCTTACTGTGCGAACCCATCTCTGCAGGTAATACTCTGGTTCTGCGATTAAGGTGACAAGCTGAACGGATAGGCTCACCAATGTACCCCCGAACAAACATTCGGCAGGATTGTTGTCAAAACATGACTGGCTTGAACATGCGAGGGAGAAAGCACAACATGTCTCCAATGCCAAGGGTTCGACCGGAGGTGACAAGTAATCGGCAAATGAGTAAGCTTAAAGTCTGACAGATTACTAGTGCCTCCTTCAATCAGTAAGCACTCCGATTCACACCAACATGACAGCCTCCAATATATAGAACTGCCGAACACATCGAGAATCTTTTCAGAATCACCAGAAATTCATTTTACTCTACTTCAATCACGAAAAATACTAAATCTTGACTCCATCATGGCAACTCAGCAAACAGCTAGAACGCAGTATGTCCAGTCCCCAAATGGCGCTAAATACGCCTACCGTCAGATCGGGGCTGGCTTTGGCACACCACTTGTTGTCTTGACCCATTTTCGTGGTACAATGGATAAATGGGAtcctcttctcatcaacaatTTGGCTGTCAAACGCCGTGTCATCACTGTTGATTACCTCGGTGTCGGACTGAGTACCGGCGAAGTGGCTACCTCCATTCGTCAGTCTGCAGCCGACATTTCACAGTTTATTGAGCTTATCAAGGAACGCGAGGTTGATCTGCTTGGGTTCAGTATCGGAGGCTATGTTGCCCAGATGGTCACTCTCAACTCTGATCCGAGCAAGTTCAAGATTCGCAAGCTGATCCTTGCTGGTACCGGCACCAGCTACGGGAAAGACCTAGCTCTGTCACCAAATGACGATGTTGGTGCAGTTGCTGGGGTCAAAGATGTCAACATTGACGTCTTCAAGACTTTGTTCTTCCACAAGAATCCACAAGGTGATGCAGCTGCAGAGGCCTGGTGGGGTCGAATCCACGAGAGAAACCAATCTTCCTCCGGCGAGGAGGTTTCTCAGTGGTTAAGCAGTGGATACATAGACCAGGGTAAAGGCATCAAGGGCCAGGCAACTCAAGGTCATGACTTCACCATGAGCCCCGACACCAGTAGGGGCGAGGATGGTGCCTATGACCGTCTGTCAGAGGTCAACATCCCTGTCCTAGTTGCCAACGGAAATGTGAGTACTGTTCATAAGAATCTGAACGTTGCTAATACTAGACACGCAGAACGACTACATGATCCCCACATCAAACAGTTACCTTATCTACCAGAAAGTACCGAGAGGCCAGCTCATCCTGTATCCCGACAGCGGGCATGGATTTCTTTTTCAATATGCGACAACCTTTGTAAAACATGTTGAACTGTTCTTGGAGGGGTAAAAAACGGATACTGGGCGATGTATATTCTTGAGTATTATTGAACTAAGAAACGATTGTTGCTTCGAACACGGACAAGTGAGCCCATTACCGTTTGAAAATGTTATAGTTAGAGGTTAATC carries:
- a CDS encoding hypothetical protein (SECRETED:SignalP(1-19)~CAZy:AA3): MRLSIFFSVVSVLSDPVLGSLIPPGFIGNEQSHNPFIGKRDTTSTEYDYVVVGSGAGGGPVAANLAIAGYKVLLIDAGGDSGDDLVEKVPALNLLSTEFEKTRWNYFVNHYPDVEQQKRDSKMTYEKSDGSLYVGLDPPKDAKPLGILYPRAGTLGGCTRHNALITVGAHDSDWSYIAALTGDDSWNPSNMKSYFKKLEKNMYLPSSIVGHGFKGWLGTSLTSLTLVLEDLKFLSLVISAASATGKSLVGFLVHTIGGLGQILLRDINAPGQTSKTGLYQVPLSMTNSVRGGPRDLILDTANAVNKDGSRKYHLDIKLDTLVSKIRFDKSGSKPRAVGVDYLEGSSLYNADPRSISTKPSDSGSVNAKREVIISAGSFNTPQLLKLSGIGPKKELESFDIPVLVDLPGVGTNLQDRYEATVVGKTATDFVITSKCTFMRTDSDPCLEDWETGLGPISKRVYATNGIALAAVIKSSVAENEPDLLISGAPAKFTGYFPGYAYDSLADARHWAWIILKAHSRNNAGTVTLKSKDPRDMPAINFNYYGTGVNENGEGDKDLQATYEGFQFARKAFDSLIPLDGDFDEVWPGNNVTQKEDAKQFLMDEAWGHHASCTCPIGSEDDPMAVLDSEFKVRGTEGLRVVDASVFPKIPGFYIALPLYMVAEKASDVIIKAAESP
- a CDS encoding hypothetical protein (SECRETED:SignalP(1-17)), producing MRTSVFTAVTLAAGALAAKEQVTVSKLSVHSIESPAGHKIPSVSLVVNGDDADNLKCSAKDLGFPMPEYLLPCAGSNYSFTLWEGQRDTKFHVMVYHDVGDSHADLRGGADIRTTCDNGQGSGPADEICTQVKPVSFQIDGPIGLTPFD
- a CDS encoding hypothetical protein (TransMembrane:1 (o620-636i)); this translates as MAPSLDHVFTMRLYTSPEKALVVPEAKGNNHRIIAFLTHGHVKGSGFEAELQPGGADWILRDPETNTGHIDVRVQFRTKEGQGLYIHFQGVLQIDNKWMEVFTRGPEARTLEFGENYWLSAPILETSHPDFKWVERSEFVGELRWLIDEDGSVAVENAIYKIQSADNMPEDERPCDSLTKTRKPECNNCINLGRVCSYGPLKLPLRERRAQQKEVHPWEQAPWQIEQPSQQLSVKRTPIPTQLPFMNHDREYNKLACEMPLKSHELFQYLFKYEQGPKNSPKTPVTNCLMRLTDDPCALRSTILLAGMHFCFQNGNLAFFESTFLYHKVEVMRYINKWIASSSHKRDTTIIRQMTTLAFTEVCTGEILGAEAHASGILAIIENAAARDKKEKPDISNYRQPDQELANRYFIMAYTYISGLKSLLGGVCRLGGVDDASIEDFSAKELVEMSYLWHKGEALQSWALKLQALRLLPFFLAPLPVGATFNYADGHAIIQSLRQFTCPTGVDDSENTSICTNSSDKIFENFWRRGPASRLLGECVLAHVETISVNKGVSQSFVRDGTSFESPWCALVIAAMLYGQVILGALEPIDNRMHKYTITLFHHDMASYIQEGRGSNNPGLLLWLLLLGLVGCHIYPKDEKDKTPHPSVLFFQAAVRRQAKEVGISTWSEARVVLAEVVWPSASDRSAFIKDLWDGAVLLDTVI